One Anthonomus grandis grandis chromosome 15, icAntGran1.3, whole genome shotgun sequence DNA segment encodes these proteins:
- the LOC126745316 gene encoding uncharacterized protein LOC126745316: MSLEKLKTERKNSKSGLTRAINWLSNNQDTITDISQVQIRQEGLKKHFDRYNVAQDQIEGFPQASSTEEDADKENRLETENKFYDTLAQYENCIKKLSVSTLQNVNLPQDTSHRIAGVKLPDITIAPFNVLDKITHQLPQVSIQVDKLKIPSDIFEKLADPGFFTPSDIDILVGADVYYSLLSRGIFELGTNYPTLLNTHLGWIVAGNVPLHCSALHLRSELQLSRCNFSQEIHSPSNLDLDNSLCKFWNTEKIFEDIPLAPEDEQAEEIFVLKTQVLKSGSYQVDIPLKSPVEHLKLGDSYTIAEKRFFLLEKRFQKDPSLFSRYKQFIDEYVSLGHAQYIPLTLITPKSENKYFIPHLCVIRESSATTKLRVVFDASSKSSTGYSLNDVTLKGFTVQPELYDILCRFRTFRYVLTTDIEKMYRQVSINPEHRFLQNILWRDNPKNPLSCIELSTVTYGTNFAPFVCTRVLNEIAQINSQKFPLASEAIMTQCFMDDVLAGCDKYCELQTLYDELTEMLKISGFNLHKWCSNSQKFLSQVSEKVTHEYNMNFDDTPNKVLGLKWYPVEDVLCISTPQVPQTDLLTKRMVLSTIAQCFDPLGLVNPVIVQGKILMQILWCKKLHWDTIITDETIISKWNDFIKHISLLQGLKISRNLFLNKTIKNVEYHGFADASLAAYGACIYLRVIYSDNTVTCNLISSKSKVAPIKSISLPKLELCGIVLLAKLTQRIVKSFEKNLKSKITSINLWSDSQIALAWCKSHPSRWTVFVAHRVSLVQDLTSDCVWRYIKSSENPADMLSRGLFSQDILKSGFWFHGPKFLNSMDLNLKAFDTPSKETNLPEERKVNLHVVETFSSRQSEFWHDLFLKFSSFSRLQRVIAYILRFIHNSKNKLSRSDGALTVTELSSVLQLIVQILQKKYFSKEICELKSNKPLSNKNLISLKPFVDTFGILRVGGRLDYAEVSYDQKHPILLPANDYVVSLMLSREHKRLGHAGPQNVLSNFRLRFWPLNGLRQIKRLIRNCTVCFRFNAQTNQQIMASLPKERITISRPFQKVGVDFGGPFFLKSSRLRKANVIKGYIALFVCMSTKAVHLEIVSSLSTEAFLMTFKRFISRRGNPTVVFSDNATNFAGARNQLRELYEFFRIDKQYDALKTFLTQNETEWRFIPPRSPHWGGIWESAIKSTKYHLYRIMKNSQFTFEEFSTILCQIEAILNSRPLCSMSNDPSDFSSLTPGHFLIGTSLTAYPEKDLKKIPENRLSFWQRCSQIQQIFWKRWTVEYLNRLQNRPKWFRSSKNLEVNDLVLLKEDGTPPLKWPLARVTEVMKGADGRVRVVKLKTTDGYYTRPITKVCPLPQENVQVSLTESDK, translated from the exons atgtctcttgaaaagttaaaaactgAGCGCAAAAACAGCAAATCTGGTCTAACGAGAGCCATAAATTGGTTAAGTAATAATCAAGATACAATCACTGATATTAGTCAAGTTCAAATTCGTCAAgaaggtttaaaaaaacattttgatagATATAATGTGGCTCAAGACCAAATTGAGGGTTTTCCTCAGGCTTCTTCTACCGAGGAAGATGCTGATAAGGAAAATAGGCtagaaactgaaaataaattctatgaTACTCTTGCTCAAtatgaaaattgtattaaaaaattgtctGTTTCAACTCTACAAAATGTAAACTTACCCCAGGATACCTCACATAGAATTGCAGGTGTAAAATTACCCGATATTACCATAGCGCCCTTTAATG TATTAGATAAAATAACCCATCAACTTCCCCAAGTTTCGATCCAGgttgataagttaaaaatacctagtgatatttttgaaaaactcgcAGACCCTGGATTTTTCACTCCATCTGATATAGACATACTGGTTGGTGCTGACGTTTATTATTCTCTCTTGTCCAGGGGTATTTTTGAGTTAGGTACTAATTATCCTACTCTACTGAACACGCACTTAGGTTGGATAGTAGCCGGTAATGTACCACTACACTGTTCAGCGCTTCATTTACGTTCAGAGTTACAACTCTCACGTTGTAACTTTTCTCAAGAAATCCATTCTCCTTCAAACTTAGATTTAGACAACAGTCTGTGTAAATTTTGGAATactgaaaaaatttttgaagatattccCCTTGCACCTGAAGATGAACAAgcagaagaaatatttgttttaaagacCCAAGTACTAAAAAGTGGCTCCTATCAAGTTGATATTCCCCTCAAGTCGCCAGTTGAGCATCTTAAGTTGGGTGACTCATACACTATTGCCGAAAAACGATTTTTCCTTCTTGAAAAGCGGTTTCAAAAGGACCCTTCTTTGTTTTCTCGTTATAAGCAATTTATAGATGAATATGTCTCTCTTGGACATGCGCAATACATCCCTCTCACTCTCATTACTCCAAAAtctgaaaacaaatattttattcctcATTTATGTGTCATTCGTGAGTCTAGCGCGACCACGAAGCTTCGAGTCGTCTTTGACGCTTCCTCTAAGAGTTCAACAGGATATTCTTTGAATGACGTAACACTCAAAGGTTTTACAGTTCAGCCTGAACTGTATGACATCTTATGCCGTTTCAGAACCTTTAGATATGTCTTAACCACTGACATTGAAAAAATGTACCGTCAGGTGTCAATAAACCCTGAACACAGAtttctacaaaatattttatggagaGATAACCCCAAAAATCCATTAAGTTGCATAGAGCTCTCAACGGTAACTTATGGAACCAATTTTGCACCTTTTGTTTGCACTCGCGTGTTAAATGAAATTGCTCAAATCAATTCACAAAAGTTTCCCTTAGCCTCTGAAGCAATTATGACGCAATGTTTCATGGACGACGTTTTGGCCGGTTGTGACAAGTACTGTGAATTGCAGACCCTTTATGACGAACTCACTGAAATGCTTAAAATATCTGGTTTTAATTTGCACAAATGGTGCTCAAATTCACAGAAATTTTTGAGTCAGGTCTCTGAAAAAGTTACTCACGAGTACAACATGAACTTTGATGATACTCCTAATAAAGTATTAGGTTTGAAATGGTATCCAGTTGAGGATGTACTTTGTATCTCTACGCCCCAAGTCCCTCAGACAGATCTCTTAACAAAAAGAATGGTTTTATCGACTATTGCCCAATGTTTTGATCCATTGGGTCTAGTAAATCCTGTTATTGTCCAAGGAAAAATTTTGATGCAAATTCTTTGGTGTAAAAAGTTGCATTGGGACACAATTATCACAGATGAAACTATCATATCAAAAtggaatgattttattaaacacaTATCTCTTCTTCAAGGTTTAAAAATTTCTCGGAATTTATTTCTCAATAAAACTATCAAAAATGTTGAATACCACGGTTTTGCAGATGCCAGCTTAGCTGCTTATGGAGCATGCATATACCTTCGCGTTATTTACTCAGACAACACGGTCACATGTAATTTGATTTCATCCAAATCAAAGGTTGCTCCGATTAAGAGTATTTCACTTCCTAAACTTGAATTGTGTGGCATCGTTCTATTAGCTAAGCTTACTCAGAGAATAGTAAAGAGTTTTGAGAAGaatcttaaatcaaaaattacctcTATAAATCTATGGTCTGACTCGCAAATAGCTCTCGCTTGGTGTAAAAGTCACCCTAGTAGGTGGACTGTGTTTGTAGCTCATCGAGTATCCCTAGTTCAGGATCTTACTTCTGATTGTGTGTGGCGATACATTAAATCGTCCGAGAATCCAGCAGATATGTTATCTAGAGGACTATTTTctcaagacattttaaaatctgGATTTTGGTTTCACGGGCCAAAGTTCTTAAATTCGATGGATTTAAATTTGAAAGCCTTTGATACTCCCTCCAAAGAAACTAATCTTCCAGAAGAACGAAAGGTTAATTTACACGTAGTAGAAACCTTTTCGTCTCGACAAAGTGAATTCTGGcatgatttgtttttaaagttttctagtTTTTCTAGGCTTCAACGAGTAATCGCATACATTTTGCGTTTTATTCATAactccaaaaataaattaagtagatcTGATGGCGCTCTGACAGTCACAGAACTTAGTTCAGTTCTTCAACTAATAGTTCagatacttcaaaaaaaatatttttctaaagaaatctGTGAGCTTAAAAGTAATAAGCCTCTCTCTAACAAGAACTTAATTTCCCTAAAACCCTTTGTGGACACTTTTGGCATTCTAAGAGTTGGTGGTAGGTTGGATTATGCTGAAGTCTCTTACGATCAAAAACATCCAATCCTTCTTCCAGCAAACGATTATGTCGTCTCTCTCATGCTCTCACGTGAACATAAACGTTTAGGTCACGCTGGGCCGCAAAACGTACTCTCAAATTTCAGACTTAGATTCTGGCCCTTAAATGGCTTGCGCCAAATTAAACGCTTAATTAGGAATTGCACAGTCTGTTTTCGATTCAATGCCCAGACAAATCAGCAAATTATGGCTAGTCTCCCAAAAGAAAGAATAACAATTTCACGACCATTTCAAAAAGTTGGTGTAGATTTTGGTGGTCCTTTTTTTCTCAAATCCTCAAGGCTTCGAAAAGCCAATGTTATTAAAGGTTACATTGCTCTATTCGTGTGTATGTCCACAAAAGCCGTTCATCTTGAGATAGTCTCGAGTTTATCTACTGAAGCCTTTCTAATGACATTTAAACGATTTATTTCTCGAAGAGGCAATCCCACAGTTGTGTTCAGTGATAATGCAACAAATTTTGCAGGCGCAAGAAATCAATTAAGAGAACTGTACGAGTTTTTCCGAATTGACAAACAGTATGATGCTTTGAAAACGTTTCTAACTCAAAACGAAACCGAATGGAGGTTTATTCCCCCTCGATCTCCTCACTGGGGAGGTATCTGGGAGTCCGCAATTAAAAGCACAAAGTATCATCTATACCGAATTATGAAGAATTCTCAGTTTACGTTTGAAGAGTTTAGTACTATTCTTTGCCAGATAGAGGCTATTTTAAATTCTCGGCCGCTTTGCTCTATGTCTAACGATCCCTCTGACTTCTCCTCATTGACCCCTGGTCATTTTTTAATAGGTACGTCCCTAACGGCCTATCCTGAAAAGGACTTAAAGAAAATTCCCGAAAATAGACTCTCTTTTTGGCAGAGATGTTCACAGATCcaacaaattttttggaaacGATGGACTGTAGAGTACCTAAATCGTCTCCAAAATCGACCAAAATGGTTTCGGTCATCCAAAAATCTCGAAGTTAATGATTTGGTCCTCCTCAAAGAGGATGGAACTCCCCCTCTTAAATGGCCTCTAGCTAGAGTGACTGAGGTTATGAAGGGTGCAGATGGAAGAGTCAGGGTGGTTAAACTCAAAACTACTGACGGATATTATACCAGACCTATCACAAAGGTCTGTCCGCTACCCCAAGAAAACGTTCAAGTTTCTCTTACTGAatctgataaataa